CCGCTTTTTGGGTCGACTTGAAGACACGAATTTTCTTACCGTCTTCTACTTTGAAACCAACGCGGTCAGCCTTGTTGGTTTCGCCGTTGAAGATGGCGACGTTGGAAGCGTGCAGTGGCGCTTCTTTCTCGACGATACCGCCCTGTACGCCCGACATCGGGTTAGGCTTGGTATGACGCTTGACCAGGTTCAGACCACCAACAACCAGACGGTTGTCAGCAAGAACCTTCAGCACCTTACCGCGCTTACCTTTGTCTTTGCCGGCGATCACGATGATCTCGTCGTCACGACGAATCTTTTGCATGTCGGATCTCCTTACAGCACTTCTGGGGCGAGCGAGACGATCTTCATGAACTTCTCAGTACGAAGTTCACGGGTCACTGGCCCAAAGATACGGGTGCCGATCGGCTCTTGCTTGTTGTTCAGAAGAACAGCAGCGTTGCCATCAAAGCGGATAATGGAGCCATCAGCACGACGCACGCCGTGACGAGTGCGGACTACAACAGCAGTCATCACCTGGCCTTTTTTCACTTTACCGCGAGGAATTGCTTCCTTCACGGTAACTTTGATGATGTCACCGATACCAGCGTAACGACGATGGGAGCCACCCAGCACCTTGATGCACATAACGCGGCGAGCGCCGCTGTTATCGGCCACATCGAGCATGGATTGAGTCTGAATCATATAATTTCTCCGACCCCTAGCCCTTAGACTTCCACAGCGCGTTCGAGAACATCAACCAGCGCCCAAGACTTGGTCTTGGCCATCGGACGAGTTTCACGAATAGTGACTTTGTCGCCGATGTGGCACTGATTGGTTTCGTCGTGCGCGTGCAGCTTAGTCGAACGCTTAACGTATTTACCGTAGATCGGGTGCTTAACGCGACGCTCGATCAGAACGGTGATGGTTTTGTCCATCTTGTCGCTGACAACACGGCCAGTCAGCGTACGGACAGTTTTTTCGGCTTCAGCCATGATCACTTACCTGCCTGCTGGTTGAGCACAGTCTTCACGCGAGCGATGTCACGCTTAACTTGCGAGAGCAGATGAGACTGCCCCAACTGGCCAGTTGCTTTCTGCATGCGCAGATTGAACTGGTCGCGCAGCAAGCCGAGCAGTTGCTCGTTCAGCTGCTGTGCGGATTTTTCACGAAGTTCATTCGCTTTCATCACATCACCGTCCGTTTAACAAAGGAGGTGGCGAGCGGCAGCTTTGCAGCAGCCAGGGCGAAAGCCTCACGCGCCAGCTCTTCAGAAACACCCTCGATTTCATACAGGACTTTGCCTGGCTGAATCTGGGCAACCCAGTATTCCACGTTACCCTTACCTTTACCCATACGAACCTCGAGAGGCTTCTTGGAGATCGGCTTGTCCGGGAATACACGGATCCAGATCTTGCCACCACGTTTTACGTGACGGGTCAGAGCACGACGCGCTGACTCGATCTGACGAGCGGTGAGACGACCACGAGCAACAGACTTCAGCGCGAACTCGCCGAAGCTGACTTTGCTACCGCGCAGTGCCAGACCACGGTTGTGGCCGGTCATCTGCTTGCGGAACTTCGTACGCTTTGGTTGCAACATTTGGCGTACCCCTTACTTAGCAGCTTTTTTACGAGGCGCTGGTGCTTGTGGTTTCAGTTCTTCTTGGCGACCACCAATTACTTCGCCTTTGAAGATCCAAACCTTTACACCGATCACACCGTAGGTGGTGTGAGCTTCGTAGGTGGCATAGTCGATATCGGCACGCAGGGTGTGCAGTGGCACACGACCTTCGCGATACCATTCAGTACGTGCGATTTCAGCACCGCCGAGACGACCGCTCACTTGGATTTTGATGCCTTTGGCACCAATGCGCATGGCGTTCTGTACGGCGCGCTTCATGGCGCGACGGAACATCACACGACGCTCCAGCTGCTGAGCTACGCTCTGGGCAACCAGCATACCGTCGAGTTCCGGCTTGCGGATCTCTTCGATATTGATGTGCACAGGCACACCCATTTGCTTGGTCAGGTCCTGACGCAGTTTTTCAACATCTTCACCTTTCTTCCCGATAACGATACCTGGACGAGCGGTGTGGATGGTGATGCGTGCAGTTTGAGCCGGACGATGGATATCGATACGGCTTACGGACGCGCTTTTTAGTTTGTCTTGGAGATACTCACGCACCTTCAGATCTGCGAGCAAATAGTCCGCATAAGTCCGACCGTCTGCGTACCAGACGGAGGTGTGCTCCTTGACGATTCCCAGGCGAATGCCAATGGGATGTACTTTCTGACCCATCTCTTCGACTCCGTTACTTGTCAGCAACCTTGACAGTGATATGGCAAGACCGCTTGACGATGCGATCAGCACGGCCTTTGGCACGTGGCATGATGCGCTTCAGCGAACGCCCTTCGTTGACGAAAACGGTGCTGACCTTCAGGTCATCAACGTCTGCGCCTTCGTTATGCTCGGCGTTGGCTACGGCCGACTCCAGCACTTTTTTCATGATCTCGGCGGCTTTCTTACTGCTGAAAGCCAACAGGTTGAGCGCTTCGCCCACCTTCTTCCCGCGGATCTGGTCGGCGACCAAGCGGGCTTTCTGGGCGGAGATTCGAGCGCCCGACAACTTAGCGGCTACTTCCATTTCCTTACCCCTTAACGCTTGGCTTTCTTGTCTGCCACGTGCCCGCGATAGTTGCGGGTACCGGCGAACTCGCCCAGTTTGTGGCCGACCATGTCTTCGTTAACGAGAACTGGGACGTGCTGACGACCGTTGTGTACTGCGATGGTCAGACCGACCATTTGTGGCAGGATCATCGAACGGCGCGACCAAGTCTTAATTGGTTTGCGATCGTTCTTTTCCGCCGCCACTTCGATCTTCTTCAGTAGGTGAAGATCAATAAAAGGACCTTTTTTCAGAGAACGTGGCACTGTCGTATCCCTCTATTTACTTGCGACGACGGACGATCATTTTGTCGGTACGCTTATTACCACGAGTCTTCGCGCCCTTAGTCGGGAAGCCCCATGGCGATACCGGATGACGACCACCAGAGGTACGACCTTCACCACCACCATGTGGGTGGTCAACCGGGTTCATGGCAACACCACGAACGGTTGGGCGAACGCCACGCCAGCGCTTGGCACCAGCTTTACCCAGCGAACGCAGGCTGTGCTCGGAGTTCGAGACTTCGCCCAGGGTCGCACGGCACTCAGCCAGCACTTTACGCATTTCACCGGAACGCAGACGCAGGGTAACGTAGACACCTTCACGAGCGATCAGCTGAGCCGAAGCACCAGCGGAACGAGCGATCTGTGCACCTTTACCTGGCTTCAGTTCGATGCCGTGTACGGTAGAACCGACTGGAATGTTGCGCAGTTGCAGAGCGTTGCCTGGCTTGATTGGAGCCAGAGCGCCTGCGATCAGCTGGTCGCCAGCACTCACGCCTTTAGGGGCGATGATGTAGCGGCGTTCGCCGTCTGCGTAGCACAGCAGTGCGATGTGAGCAGTACGGTTTGGATCGTATTCGATACGCTCGACAGTGGCGACGATGCCATCTTTGTCGTTGCGACGAAAATCGACCATACGGTAATGCTGCTTATGACCACCACCGATGTGACGAGTGGTAATGCGGCCATTGTTGTTACGACCACCAGACTTCGATTTTTTCTCGAGCAGCGGTGCGTGAGGAGCGCCTTTATGCAGCTCCTGGTTGACCACCTTGACCACAAAACGGCGGCCAGGGGAAGTCGGTTTGCATTTAACGATTGCCATGATGCACCCCTTCCTTACTCAGCACTGCTGCTGAAATCGAGATCTTGGCCTGGCTGAAGGGAGATAACTGCCTTCTTCCAGTCATTACGCTTGCCCAGACCGCGAGCGGTGCGCTTGCTCTTACCCAGAACGTTCAGGGTAGTAACACGCTCAACTTTCACGCTGAACAGGCTTTCGACGGCCTTCTTGATTTCCAGCTTGGTTGCATCGGTAGCAACCTTGAAAACGAACTGGCCTTTCTTGTCTGCCAGAACCGTAGCCTTCTCGGAAACGTGCGGGCCAAGCAGAACTTTAAATACGCGTTCCTGGTTCATCCCAGCAGCTCCTCGAATTTCTTCACGGCCGACACGGTGATCAACACCTTGTCGTATGCGATCAGACTAACTGGATCGGAACCTTGCACGTCACGTACATCTACGTGTGGCAGGTTGCGAGCAGCCAGGTACAGGTTCTGATCAACAGCGTCAGACACGATCAGAACGTCGGTCAGGCTCATGTTGTTCAGTTTGCCCAGCAGGTCTTTGGTTTTCGGAGTTTCAACTGCGAAATCCTGAACCACGACCAGACGATCAGTACGCACCAGCTCAGCAAGGATGGAACGCATTGCTGCGCGGTACATCTTCTTGTTCAGCTTCTGGGAGTGATCCTGTGGACGAGCTGCGAAAGTGGTGCCGCCGCCGCGCCAGATTGGGCTGCGGATAGTACCGGCACGAGCACGGCCAGTACCTTTCTGACGCCATGGGCGCTTACCGCCACCACGAACGTCGGAACGGGTCTTTTGCTGCTTGCTACCTTGACGGCCGCCAGCCATGTAGGCCACGACTGCTTGGTGAACCAGCGTCTCGTTGAACTCGCCGCCAAATGTCAGTTCGGAAACTTCGATCGCTTGAGCGTCATTTACATTTAATTGCATGTCAGCTTCCCCTTAACCGCGAGCCTTGGCTGCTGGACGTACAACCAGGTTGCCGCCAGTAGCGCCAGGAACAGCACCCTTGACCAACAACAGATTGCGTTCAGCGTCCACGCGCACTACTTCCAGGGACTGCACGGTCACGCGCTCAGCGCCCATATGACCGGACATTTTTTTGCCCTTGAATACACGACCAGGAGTCTGGCACTGGCCGATAGAGCCTGGGACGCGGTGGGATACGGAGTTACCGTGGGTGTTATCTTGCCCGCGGAAATTCCAACGCTTGATCGTACCCTGGAAGCCTTTACCTTTGGACTGACCGGTTACATCAACCAGTTGACCAGCAGCGAAGATTTCAGCGTTGATCAGATCGCCGGCCTGGTACTCGCCTTCTTCAAGGCGGAATTCCATTACGGTACGACCAGCGGCTACGTTCGCCTTGGCGAAGTGGCCAGCCTGAGCAGCTGTAACACGGGAAGCACGACGCTCGCCGACAGTGACTTGCACTGCACGATAGCCATCGGTTTCTTCAGTTTTGAACTGGGTGACGCGATTCGGCTCGATCTCAATGACCGTGACCGGAATGGAGACACCTTCTTCGGTGAAAATACGGGTCATACCCGCTTTACGACCGACTACACCAATAGTCATGTTGTAAACCTCATGAGTGTACGGGGCTTTCACCCGCTATGGCCGCCCATTTCAGAGCGTTACACGACCAAGACCGAGTCTTAGCCGAGGCTGATCTGCACTTCCACACCGGCCGCAAGATCAAGCTTCATAAGAGCATCAACGGTTTTATCCGTTGGCTGGACGATGTCCAGAACGCGCTTATGAGTGCGGATTTCGTACTGGTCACGCGCGTCTTTGTTGACGTGCGGGGAAACCAGAACGGTGAACCGCTCTTTACGGGTAGGCAGTGGAATTGGACCACGCACTTGAGCACCAGTACGTTTCGCGGTTTCCACGATTTCCTGGGTTGATTGGTCGATCAGGCGATGGTCAAAAGCCTTCAACCTGATACGGATTTGCTGATTTTGCATTGGATTTCAGACTCCGGCTGCTATTCCCACCGGGCGCAATACGCCCGTTAAAAGGAGGCGCAATTCTATAGACGCCCCAGATAGGTGTCAACCCAATAAAAAAGCCCCCGCTAAGCGGGGGCTTTTTCAACTCATCGAAGCTATCTCAAAGAAGAGATTACTCGATGATTTTGGCTACGACGCCAGCGCCGACGGTACGACCGCCTTCACGGATAGCGAAACGCAGACCATCTTCCATCGCGATGGTTTTGATCAGGGTAACAGTCATCTGAATGTTGTCACCTGGCATTACCATTTCAACGCCTTCTGGCAGCTCGCAGTTACCAGTCACGTCAGTAGTACGGAAGTAGAACTGTGGACGGTAGCCTTTGAAGAACGGAGTGTGACGACCGCCTTCTTCCTTGCTCAGAACGTAAACTTCTGCGGTGAACTTGGTGTGCGGCTTAACCGAACCTGGCTTAACCAGAACCTGACCACGCTCAACGTCGTCACGCTTGGTACCACGCAGCAGAACGCCGCAGTTCTCGCCAGCACGACCTTCGTCCAGCAGCTTGCGGAACATCTCAACACCGGTGCAGGTGGTGGTGGTGGTGTCACGCAGACCAACGATTTCCAGGGCGTCCTGAACGCGGACGATACCACGCTCGATACGACCAGTTACCACGGTGCCACGACCCGAGATCGAGAACACGTCTTCGATTGGCATCAGGAATGGCTTGTCGATAGCACGCTCTGGCTCTGGGATGTAGCTGTCCAGAGTTTCCACCAGCTTCTTGACAGCGGTAGTGCCCATTTCGTTGTCGTCTTTGCCTTCCAGCGCCATACGAGCCGAACCGATGATGATCGGAGTGTCGTCGCCTGGGAAGTCGTAGGTGGACAGCAGGTCGCGAACTTCCATCTCAACCAGTTCCAGCAGCTCTGCGTCGTCTA
This genomic window from Pseudomonas kribbensis contains:
- the rplX gene encoding 50S ribosomal protein L24, encoding MQKIRRDDEIIVIAGKDKGKRGKVLKVLADNRLVVGGLNLVKRHTKPNPMSGVQGGIVEKEAPLHASNVAIFNGETNKADRVGFKVEDGKKIRVFKSTQKAVDA
- the rplN gene encoding 50S ribosomal protein L14: MIQTQSMLDVADNSGARRVMCIKVLGGSHRRYAGIGDIIKVTVKEAIPRGKVKKGQVMTAVVVRTRHGVRRADGSIIRFDGNAAVLLNNKQEPIGTRIFGPVTRELRTEKFMKIVSLAPEVL
- the rpsQ gene encoding 30S ribosomal protein S17, with protein sequence MAEAEKTVRTLTGRVVSDKMDKTITVLIERRVKHPIYGKYVKRSTKLHAHDETNQCHIGDKVTIRETRPMAKTKSWALVDVLERAVEV
- the rpmC gene encoding 50S ribosomal protein L29, with amino-acid sequence MKANELREKSAQQLNEQLLGLLRDQFNLRMQKATGQLGQSHLLSQVKRDIARVKTVLNQQAGK
- the rplP gene encoding 50S ribosomal protein L16, with product MLQPKRTKFRKQMTGHNRGLALRGSKVSFGEFALKSVARGRLTARQIESARRALTRHVKRGGKIWIRVFPDKPISKKPLEVRMGKGKGNVEYWVAQIQPGKVLYEIEGVSEELAREAFALAAAKLPLATSFVKRTVM
- the rpsC gene encoding 30S ribosomal protein S3; amino-acid sequence: MGQKVHPIGIRLGIVKEHTSVWYADGRTYADYLLADLKVREYLQDKLKSASVSRIDIHRPAQTARITIHTARPGIVIGKKGEDVEKLRQDLTKQMGVPVHINIEEIRKPELDGMLVAQSVAQQLERRVMFRRAMKRAVQNAMRIGAKGIKIQVSGRLGGAEIARTEWYREGRVPLHTLRADIDYATYEAHTTYGVIGVKVWIFKGEVIGGRQEELKPQAPAPRKKAAK
- the rplV gene encoding 50S ribosomal protein L22, with the protein product MEVAAKLSGARISAQKARLVADQIRGKKVGEALNLLAFSSKKAAEIMKKVLESAVANAEHNEGADVDDLKVSTVFVNEGRSLKRIMPRAKGRADRIVKRSCHITVKVADK
- the rpsS gene encoding 30S ribosomal protein S19 — encoded protein: MPRSLKKGPFIDLHLLKKIEVAAEKNDRKPIKTWSRRSMILPQMVGLTIAVHNGRQHVPVLVNEDMVGHKLGEFAGTRNYRGHVADKKAKR
- the rplB gene encoding 50S ribosomal protein L2, yielding MAIVKCKPTSPGRRFVVKVVNQELHKGAPHAPLLEKKSKSGGRNNNGRITTRHIGGGHKQHYRMVDFRRNDKDGIVATVERIEYDPNRTAHIALLCYADGERRYIIAPKGVSAGDQLIAGALAPIKPGNALQLRNIPVGSTVHGIELKPGKGAQIARSAGASAQLIAREGVYVTLRLRSGEMRKVLAECRATLGEVSNSEHSLRSLGKAGAKRWRGVRPTVRGVAMNPVDHPHGGGEGRTSGGRHPVSPWGFPTKGAKTRGNKRTDKMIVRRRK
- the rplW gene encoding 50S ribosomal protein L23; translated protein: MNQERVFKVLLGPHVSEKATVLADKKGQFVFKVATDATKLEIKKAVESLFSVKVERVTTLNVLGKSKRTARGLGKRNDWKKAVISLQPGQDLDFSSSAE
- the rplD gene encoding 50S ribosomal protein L4; the protein is MQLNVNDAQAIEVSELTFGGEFNETLVHQAVVAYMAGGRQGSKQQKTRSDVRGGGKRPWRQKGTGRARAGTIRSPIWRGGGTTFAARPQDHSQKLNKKMYRAAMRSILAELVRTDRLVVVQDFAVETPKTKDLLGKLNNMSLTDVLIVSDAVDQNLYLAARNLPHVDVRDVQGSDPVSLIAYDKVLITVSAVKKFEELLG
- the rplC gene encoding 50S ribosomal protein L3, whose product is MTIGVVGRKAGMTRIFTEEGVSIPVTVIEIEPNRVTQFKTEETDGYRAVQVTVGERRASRVTAAQAGHFAKANVAAGRTVMEFRLEEGEYQAGDLINAEIFAAGQLVDVTGQSKGKGFQGTIKRWNFRGQDNTHGNSVSHRVPGSIGQCQTPGRVFKGKKMSGHMGAERVTVQSLEVVRVDAERNLLLVKGAVPGATGGNLVVRPAAKARG
- the rpsJ gene encoding 30S ribosomal protein S10 gives rise to the protein MQNQQIRIRLKAFDHRLIDQSTQEIVETAKRTGAQVRGPIPLPTRKERFTVLVSPHVNKDARDQYEIRTHKRVLDIVQPTDKTVDALMKLDLAAGVEVQISLG
- the tuf gene encoding elongation factor Tu gives rise to the protein MAKEKFDRSLPHVNVGTIGHVDHGKTTLTAALTRVCSEVFGSAVVEFDKIDSAPEEKARGITINTAHVEYNSNIRHYAHVDCPGHADYVKNMITGAAQMDGAILVCSAADGPMPQTREHILLSRQVGVPYIVVFLNKADLVDDAELLELVEMEVRDLLSTYDFPGDDTPIIIGSARMALEGKDDNEMGTTAVKKLVETLDSYIPEPERAIDKPFLMPIEDVFSISGRGTVVTGRIERGIVRVQDALEIVGLRDTTTTTCTGVEMFRKLLDEGRAGENCGVLLRGTKRDDVERGQVLVKPGSVKPHTKFTAEVYVLSKEEGGRHTPFFKGYRPQFYFRTTDVTGNCELPEGVEMVMPGDNIQMTVTLIKTIAMEDGLRFAIREGGRTVGAGVVAKIIE